One Triticum dicoccoides isolate Atlit2015 ecotype Zavitan chromosome 4B, WEW_v2.0, whole genome shotgun sequence genomic window carries:
- the LOC119296192 gene encoding uncharacterized protein LOC119296192 isoform X2, whose protein sequence is MSHPGKFVSVNLNRSYGQSAQSQSGGRPSRPAAPSAGGGGGMVVLSRGRGSSSMAKPQQPKLSVPPPLNLPSLRKEHERFEGATATAGGGVASTPPRSGGAVAGWTKPAPASENPLGSIPAPSGVSRPPSYGFQEKAVVLRGEDFPSLKAAVAPPPPPPVQHRQKDLYGAQAAMPETQLMSLGMRPHVMPSRGAEPLASGGVTGTGLHGSVEKVQTHDLGPLPLVRLRYDADWADDERDTVLSLPDRDSKERGFGRIETMVPGCGLYGATMEHLKNESWGRDSIAPNKEGGQDGLWRSPMPSHNVEKTDGRPYSAGKGSGQLLYHEGITNGASKDLCNTSKDPAVRAYGQIGTELHGSAHVGETAGECYNDNSNNWYRGKSFQNNPISKVMPYLADKGPLVNELGTKFGRDKWLAGVPVRPLVEHIGFDSISAVSFSSIKKKKETTKPSDFHDPVRESFEAELDRILRVQEQERQRVVEEQARVREIARKQDEEREKLIREEEERRRLVEEEARQAVWQAEQETLEAARRVEEQRIAREEEKTRFAMEEERRREAARQKLLELEARIARRRAESNMSDGNLTSAANDEQTLGALKDRDVSRYNNAGERHDISRLGERINTSMSLVASSLNRYSDTVPRALNTMGDGHSGLVDREHEYHSARAAFEDQENLHYSPRCDTLGTKRGSFPKKDSYDGFRASLVEPSSRDQINDSPWALEDYSQGRVPRWDAPRENNCFKQSEFGTHFFNSDRFGDATWLPSGSYGSPNAQQGERMFQNSEANDFSSFTKSCYPMRQPRVPPPPVVTSMHGSAISASIQHANSSFIHDVMRESSSRDDEQTMHSQYGSAHQEVSRQHGTPAEGIVVNEQQNGDRASPVLGSQSSLSVSSPPRSPPHVSHDEMDVSGDSPALPTSADGDRTVVSDNDQAASTLDAANISRIATSSTTSHMDDDEWPSEHNESKQKQDVYDEEGNSYQEDEINDGDGDTLDLANEFTDVHLDLDDEFADEHNTTAETEPVILGFDQGVQVEIPPNSELELTSVKSTELEVGVHLGVLEQELSCGSIDPCDLVMLQDLALDQTNALTDESNVDPSGSTAVPSSKLPQASFAPPIDSSTSAVTYQNEVPVSLQVGLFSGSSLIPTPVRAIQIGSIQMPIHLHNQINPSLAQLLPSSAPLFKFGQLKHARPIAQNVRPHSQAVPSVQPPAPTPHISKQNASSGIPNEMDPNANQNTPRESNLHQRNESEINRMADLNEFHSRLDRTSIEKNASFGLSKGDSQRNNDLSSKRNHKSSFNNTESSQVGSYGKALSGLKAGAVSGGSGRRYGYAVKESNMGSTGSAVETFHKDSRGFQRRSRRNIRRTEFRVRTNVEKNETLASECHDEQNENPVPNGLAREIPVRNVNRKEGTNDASDINGADSSSTSAHYYSKTERIAQKAPSYDRSHCGYKKSRAGGIPEGDANTSLHAGVVRIVRQQGVEMPVDADGFIEVRSKKQIMSVRREQREKENRSKIRMAKAPRKQHQTSLHSSSSSSIYKGTLSLGGEPAKKVSSGSVLAVEGRVLDHAEPSSSFMGDTASMTPIGRPPSANTGPRTNYHAKKPIRSQATSDLITSSAATKLVACLSESNNKTSSIGTPFNMGNWDSSQTNQQVMPLTQIQLEEAMKPAKFEQGGSGFPLESNNALSPTVTMDMAYTSSASPINSLLAGEKIQFGAVTSPTVLAPITRTISNGLGAPGSSWSEMKIDRNLPGDNSTAAVLFDKEKATTKDQCPNSEEVEAQAEAEAAASAVAVAAICTDEAVGTEASASDKNSFSSKDLTRLTAGGAITGQPGQSSGEEPLTVALPADLSVDTPSMSLWPSLPSPQVPGPTLSQFPIAQPSHFSCFEMNTMLGAHPFAFGPSDESAGTLGQQPQRSNALPSAQLGAWPSMVDSFYRPPTGFAGPFISPGGIPGVQGPPHMVVYNHFAPLGQFGQMGLGFMGATYIPGDKQPDWKQNQGPSVGISQSDPNNQNVLPGQVTSPSFPTQVPHLRATSIMPIPSPLTMFDMASFQSSAKIQVQPCWPRVPMHSVPLSVQLQRHPIDGTAASQYVDNVVIDKSSTNERFQEPSTSDSNKSFPSIAASQSSDVKQPASSSSDARTAEPSFVRKGVIGNEVPNSNPKSGQVAKMPPKPHQSSLPSDQQFKHPVNNNQDRLARVTQRAGTVNEWQRRSGHPGRSSGSDKKYGTGRMKQIYVAKSSSTSSQAPSS, encoded by the exons ATGCCCTCGCGTGGTGCTGAGCCCTTGGCTTCTGGTGGCGTCACAGGTACTGGTCTCCATGGTTCAGTGGAGAAAGTGCAAACTCATGATTTGGGGCCGCTGCCACTGGTGCGGCTTAGGTATGATGCTGATTGGGCTGATGATGAGCGTGATACAGTGCTGAGTCTGCCAGATCGTGACAGTAAAGAGAGGGGATTTGGTAGGATTGAGACCATGGTTCCAGGGTGCGGCCTTTATGGCGCGACAATGGAGCACTTAAAAAATGAGTCCTGGGGGAGAGATTCCATTGCTCCCAATAAAGAGGGCGGGCAAGATGGTTTGTGGCGATCTCCTATGCCAAGCCACAATGTGGAGAAGACAGATGGTCGTCCTTACAGTGCAGGCAAAGGAAGCGGACAATTACTTTACCATGAAGGCATTACTAATGGTGCCTCCAAGGATTTGTGCAATACTAGTAAGGATCCTGCTGTGCGAGCCTATGGACAGATTGGGACTGAACTGCATGGAAGCGCACATGTTGGGGAAACTGCAGGTGAATGTTACAATGATAATTCTAATAACTGGTACAGAGGGAAGTCTTTCCAGAATAATCCCATTTCCAAGGTGATGCCATATCTTGCTGATAAGGGACCTTTAGTTAATGAGCTGGGAACAAAATTTGGCAGGGATAAGTGGCTCGCTGGAGTCCCTGTAAGGCCTTTAGTTGAGCATATCGGTTTTGATAGCATTTCTGCTGTTAGTTTCAgttcaataaagaagaaaaaagaaacaacCAAACCATCAGATTTCCATGATCCAGTAAGGGAGTCATTTGAGGCTGAGCTCGATAGGATCTTGAGGGTACAAGAGCAAGAGAGACAGCGGGTAGTGGAAGAACAGGCCAGAGTCAGAGAAATCGCTCGGAAACAAGATGAGGAGAGGGAGAAGCTgataagagaggaggaggaaaggcgGCGGTTGGTGGAAGAAGAGGCAAGACAGGCTGTTTGGCAAGCCGAGCAAGAGACGCTGGAAGCTGCCAGAAGAGTTGAGGAGCAGAGAATTGCTAGGGAGGAAGAGAAGACGAGGTTTGCTATGGAGGAGGAGCGGCGTAGAGAAGCCGCACGTCAAAAGCTCCTGGAATTGGAGGCAAGGATTGCTAGACGGCGAGCCGAATCAAACATGAGTGATGGAAATCTTACTTCAGCTGCCAATGATGAACAAACACTTGGAGCCTTGAAAGATAGGGATGTGTCACGGTACAATAATGCTGGTGAAAGACATGATATTAGCAGACTGGGTGAGCGCATCAATACCTCCATGTCATTGGTGGCTTCCAGTCTCAACCGGTACAGTGATACAGTTCCAAGGGCGCTCAACACTATGGGAGATGGGCACTCAGGCTTGGTTGATAGAGAACACGAGTACCACAGTGCAAGGGCTGCATTTGAAGACCAAGAAAATCTACATTACAGTCCACGGTGCGACACTTTGGGTACTAAGAGGGGAAGCTTCCCTAAAAAAGATTCTTATGATGGATTTCGGGCATCGTTAGTCGAGCCATCTTCGAGAGACCAAATCAATGATTCACCATGGGCACTGGAAGATTACAGTCAAGGAAGAGTTCCAAGGTGGGATGCACCGAGGGAGAATAACTGTTTTAAGCAGTCTGAATTTGGCACTCATTTTTTTAACAGTGATaggtttggagatgctacttggctgCCTAGTGGTTCCTACGGAAGCCCCAATGCTCAACAAGGAGAGAGAATGTTCCAGAACTCCGAGGCTAATGATTTCTCCTCTTTTACAAAATCCTGCTACCCTATGCGGCAACCACGTGTACCCCCACCACCTGTTGTGACCTCAATGCATGGAAGTGCAATTAGTGCTTCTATTCAACATGCCAATTCATCTTTCATTCATGATGTAATGAGAGAGAGTTCCAGTAGAGATGATGAACAGACTATGCACAGCCAATATGGTAGTGCACACCAAGAGGTATCCCGCCAGCATGGGACACCTGCTGAAGGCATTGTTGTCAATGAGCAGCAAAATGGGGATAGGGCAAGCCCTGTCTTGGGCTCACAATCTTCTCTTTCTGTTTCAAGCCCTCCTAGGTCACCTCCACATGTTTCCCATGACGAGATGGATGTGTCTGGTGATTCGCCTGCACTGCCAACTTCTGCTGATGGTGATCGCACTGTGGTATCTGATAATGACCAAGCAGCTTCAACTTTAGATGCAGCAAACATAAGCAGAATCGCTACCTCAAGCACGACTTCTCACATGGATGATGATGAATGGCCAAGTGAACACAATGAATCCAAGCAAAAACAGGATGTGTATGATGAGGAAGGCAATAGCTACCAAGAAGATGAAATCAATGATGGCGATGGTGATACTCTTGACTTGGCTAATGAGTTCACAGACGTGCATCTTGACTTGGATGATGAGTTTGCAGATGAACATAATACAACTGCAGAAACGGAACCAGTTATACTTGGATTTGATCAGGGTGTACAGGTTGAAATTCCCCCGAATAGTGAGCTTGAATTAACTTCTGTGAAGAGCACAGAACTGGAAGTTGGTGTACACTTGGGCGTCTTGGAGCAAGAGTTGAGTTGTGGTTCAATTGATCCTTGTGACCTTGTTATGCTTCAAGACTTAGCTCTTGATCAAACAAATGCCTTGACCGATGAATCCAATGTTGATCCATCCGGTAGCACAGCTGTGCCAAGTTCCAAGTTACCTCAGGCATCTTTTGCCCCCCCTATTGATTCATCAACATCAGCAGTAACTTACCAGAATGAAGTTCCTGTTAGTCTGCAGGTCGGTTTGTTTTCCGGGTCATCTTTAATACCAACTCCGGTTCGAGCCATTCAGATTGGCTCCATACAGATGCCGATCCATCTCCACAATCAGATTAACCCATCCCTGGCTCAACTGCTCCCTTCATCAGCTCCTTTATTCAAGTTTGGTCAGTTGAAGCATGCCCGCCCTATTGCCCAGAATGTAAGACCACATTCTCAGGCAGTGCCCTCCGTTCAGCCCCCCGCACCAACTCCACATATATCGAAACAGAATGCTTCGAGTGGTATACCTAATGAGATGGATCCAAATGCAAATCAGAATACCCCAAGAGAATCAAATTTGCATCAGCGCAATGAATCTGAAATCAACCGGATGGCTGATTTAAATGAATTTCACAGCCGATTAGACAGAACTTCAATTGAAAAAAATGCATCTTTCGGACTTTCAAAAGGTGATTCTCAGAGGAATAATGATCTCTCCTCAAAGCGGAATCACAAATCTTCTTTCAATAACACAGAATCTTCTCAAGTTGGTTCATATGGGAAAGCCTTGAGTGGCCTAAAGGCAGGCGCTGTATCTGGTGGAAGTGGGAGGAGATACGGTTATGCTGTTAAAGAATCTAATATGGGATCAACAGGCTCAGCTGTTGAAACTTTTCATAAAGATTCCAGAGGATTCCAGAGAAGGTCTCGTAGGAACATAAGAAGAACTGAATTTAGAGTGCGGACAAATGTTGAGAAGAACGAAACCCTAGCTTCTGAGTGCCACGATGAGCAGAATGAGAATCCGGTTCCCAATGGATTGGCAAGGGAGATCCCGGTGAGAAATGTGAACAGAAAGGAAGGTACAAATGATGCAAGTGATATTAATGGAGCAGATTCTTCATCTACATCTGCTCATTATTATAGTAAAACAGAGAGAATTGCACAGAAGGCTCCATCTTATGACAGGTCTCATTGTGGGTACAAGAAATCTAGAGCAGGTGGTATCCCCGAGGGAGACGCTAATACCTCGTTACATGCTGGAGTTGTACGCATCGTTAGGCAGCAAGGCGTTGAAATGCCTGTTGATGCAGATGGTTTCATTGAAGTCAGGTCCAAGAAGCAGATCATGAGTGTCAGGAGAGAGCAGAGGGAGAAAGAAAATAGATCCAAAATAAGGATGGCAAAG GCTCCCCGCAAGCAGCATCAAACGTCTCTACACAGCTCTAGCAGTTCAAGTATTTATAAGGGGACACTTTCTTTGGGTGGGGAACCTGCGAAGAAAGTTTCTTCGGGTTCTGTCCTTGCAGTTGAAGGAAGGGTCCTTGATCACGCCGAACCATCATCTTCATTCATGGGTGATACAGCTTCAATGACACCCATAGGGCGGCCACCTTCAGCTAACACAGGACCTCGTACAAATTACCATGCAAAGAA GCCTATCCGAAGCCAGGCAACCTCCGACTTGATAACTTCTAGTGCCGCAACAAAGCTTGTGGCATGCTTATCAGAAAGCAATAATAAAACATCGTCCATTGGCACTCCATTTAACATGGGCAACTGGGATAGTTCACAAACGAACCAGCAG GTTATGCCATTAACTCAAATTCAACTTGAGGAAGCAATGAAACCAGCAAAGTTTGAACAAGGAGGTTCTGGCTTTCCTTTGGAGTCCAATAATGCTCTATCTCCTACAGTAACCATGGACATGGCATACACATCATCTGCTAGCCCTATCAATTCTCTTTTGGCTGGGGAGAAGATTCAGTTTG GGGCAGTTACCTCGCCAACCGTACTGGCTCCCATCACCCGAACAATTTCAAATGGGCTTGGTGCTCCAGGTTCATCTTGGTCTGAAATGAAGATTGACCGAAATTTGCCTGGTGATAACAGTACTGCTGCTGTTTTGTTCGATAAGGAGAAGGCTACTACTAAAGATCAATGTCCAAACtcagaggaggttgaagctcaagcTGAGGCTGAAGCAGCTGCTTCTGCTGTGGCTGTTGCAGCTATTTGTACTGATGAGGCAGTTGGAACTGAAGCTTCTGCTTCAGACAAAAATAGCTTTAGCAGTAAGGATCTCACTCGGTTAACAGCCGGAG GGGCAATAACAGGTCAACCTGGTCAATCATCTGGAGAGGAGCCACTGACGGTTGCTCTTCCAGCAGACCTGTCAGTTGACACTCCGTCaatgtccctgtggccttctttacCAAGCCCACAGGTGCCAGGGCCAACGCTTTCTCAGTTCCCCATTGCACAGCCGTCTCACTTCTCTTGCTTCGAGATGAACACAATGTTAGGAGCACATCCTTTTGCATTTGGGCCAAGTGATGAATCTGCCGGCACTTTGGGTCAACAGCCTCAAAGAAGCAACGCTTTGCCTTCAGCACAGTTGGGTGCTTGGCCATCTATGGTGGATTCATTTTATCGTCCCCCTACTGGATTCGCTGGTCCTTTCATTAGCCCTGGAGGAATCCCAGGCGTGCAAGGTCCTCCACATATGGTGGTCTACAACCACTTTGCCCCACTTGGGCAATTTGGTCAGATGGGGCTTGGTTTTATGGGAGCCACTTACATTCCTGGTGACAAGCAGCCTGATTGGAAGCAAAACCAAGGACCTTCTGTTGGCATCAGCCAGAGTGATCCAAACAACCAAAATGTGCTACCTGGTCAAGTAACCTCACCCAGTTTTCCTACTCAAGTGCCACATCTACGTGCAACTTCTATCATGCCAATCCCATCCCCGCTGACAATGTTTGACATGGCTTCATTCCAG TCATCTGCGAAAATACAGGTGCAACCTTGTTGGCCACGTGTGCCTATGCACTCTGTCCCGTTGTCAGTGCAACTGCAACGGCATCCAATAGATGGTACAGCGGCATCACAGTATGTTGATAATGTGGTAATTGACAAGTCAAGTACAAATGAGCGGTTCCAGGAGCCCTCAACATCAGATAGCAACAAGAGTTTCCCAAGTATAGCTGCCTCCCAGTCATCGGATGTTAAACAGCCAGCCTCAAGCAGTTCAGATGCTCGAACTGCTGAGCCTTCATTTGTCCGGAAAGGTGTGATCGGCAATGAAGTCCCAAATAGCAACCCCAAGTCTGGTCAAGTTGCCAAGATGCCCCCCAAGCCACACCAGTCTTCATTACCATCGGATCAACAGTTCAAACATCCAGTTAATAATAATCAGGATCGTCTGGCCAGGGTTACCCAAAGGGCTGGAACTGTGAATGAATGGCAACGTCGGTCAGGACATCCGGGGAGGAGCTCTGGTTCCGACAAGAAATATGGCACTGGTAGGATGAAGCAGATCTATGTTGCCAAATCGTCATCAACAAGTAGCCAGGCCCCATCAAGCTAA